TTCTATCCCAGAAATTAACGAAAGGATTGTGTTTTTCTCTTACATTTTTATTTAATAAGATGTGTGATAATACAGGAACCAAAGTCAAAGTAAAAAGTAAAGCTCCCATTAATGCAAATCCTAAAGTAAAAGCAAGAGGAGAGAACATTTTTCCTTCTACTTTCTGAAATGAAAATATTGGTAATAAAGCTGTAATAATAATCAATTTAGAAAAGAATATGGCTTTACCCATTTCTGTTCCGGTTTTCTTGATAATGCTTCCTTTTGCAATTTTATTATAAGCCGTCATTCCTAATTGATGCGCCCTGTGATCCAGTACCACAAACAATCCCTCGACCATAACTACCGCTCCATCAATGATAATTCCGAAATCGACTGCACCCAAACTTAATAAGTTGGCACTCATTCCCATCATTTTTAAGCATAAAAAGGCAAATAGTAGTGAAAGCGGAATTACGATTGAAACCGTAAAAGTGGTTCTCCAGTCTGCCATGAAAAGAAATACAACACAAGTAACGAGAATGATTCCTTCAAATAAATTATGCATTACAGTTTCTGTCGTGAAATTCATCAAATTATCACGATCATAAAATGTCTCAATTTTTATGTCTTTTGGAAGGACATTGTCATTTAAATCCTTGATTTTGTCTTTGATTAAAGCTAAAGTTTCCTGTGCGTTTTCACCTTTACGCATTACTACAATTCCTTCAACAGCATCATCATTTTTTCCAATTCCGGTTTGTCCAACGCGTGGCATTGCACTTTCATAAACCGAAGCAACGTTTTTTACTAAAATTGGGTTTCCACCAGCATCATCAACGATAATATTTTCAATATCCGGGATAGATTTTAAAAGACCAACACCACGAACAACAAATGCCTGACCGTTTTTTTCTATAATATCTCCACCAACATTTAAATTTCCACCATTAACTGCATTGTAAACTTGTAAAGGTGTAATATTGTATTTAGCCAGTTTTATAGGATCAACTCCAACTTCATAAGTTTTTGTCTGACCTCCAAAAACATTTAAGTCGGCAACACCCGGAACTGCACGAAGTTGTTTGTCGATTACCCAGTTTTGGTAAGTCAGTAATTCTCTGCTGTCTCTGCTGTCACTTTTTACAATATATCTGAAAATTTCTCCTGTTGGCCCGTATGGTGGCTGTACATCTGGTTCTACATCATCAGGAAGCGATACATTTTTTAATAAATTGTTTACCTGCAAACGCGCAAAGGTATCATCGACACCATCATCAAAAATAATCTTGATTACAGATAATCCAAACATTGTTATACTGCGAACACTGGTCTTTTTTTGAACCGAGTTCATCGAGATTTCAATTGGAGACGTTACAAAACGTTCTACTTCTTCAGCACTTTTACCATTCCATTGTGTAATGATAATGATTTGGGTATTAGTTACATCAGGAAAGGCGTCAATGGGCATATTTTTAAAGGAAATAAATCCTGCAACTGCCAATATTCCAACCCAAAAAAAGGTAAATGCTTTATTCTTAAGAGAAAAAGCAATAATGTTTCGAATGAATTTGTTCATGTCTTAATCGTTTAAAGCGCGATAAATAAATAACTGATTGTTGGTAATGACTTTTTCATTTTCTTTTAAGCCACTAGATATATAAGTGGTCTTTCCAACAACTCTGTAAACTTCAACCTGTCTTGTTTCGATATTATGACGATCTTTAAATATCATTACAAAGTTTTTACTTTTGTCAAAAACAATGGCGTCGCTAGGAATTGCAATCATCGAATTATCTTCGTTTATAGATAATTTAATGTTGGCATTCATATCAGGTTTTAATAAATATCCCGGATTTTGCAATTTAATTCGTGCCTGCATCGCTTTGGTTTCCGGATCGATTACGTTAAAGATTTTATCTACTTTTCCTTTAAAGACTTTATCTGGATAACTTAGTGTCGTTACATCTGCATCAATACCAAGTTTTACTTTGTTGATGTCAATTTCATTAATGTTAGCCATTGCCCAAACCTCGCTTATTTCAGCAATATCAAATATGTTTTCTGAACGGTCAGATCGCAATAACATATCCTGATTAATGCTTTTTTGAATGATAAAACCACTAATTGGCGCCGTTACTTCATAAATTGAACCTGCTTTAATGTTGTAGATTTTATAAGTTTCCTGAATTTTGCTTAATTGAGACTGTGCTTTTGCAACTTCAGATTTTGCCTGTAAAACATCGCTCTCAGAATTTAATTTTCCGTCAAATAATTCCTGAGCTACTTTCAGATTGTTTTTGGCTACAAGTAAATCACTTTTAGCATCAAGAGATTGTTTTTCAAAATCTGCAATATCAGTACTTTTTATAGTGGCTAAAATTTGTCCTTTTTTTACATAATCACCAAGTTCAACATTTACCTTAATGACATTTCCGCCAACGAGCGGGTATACATCAATCATTTTGTTATTATCGGCAGTGATTTTTCCGTAAAAATTTAATTCATTTTTTACCTTCTCTGTTTGTGCAGGAGCTGTTGTTGTAGTTTTCAGCATATTATCACTTAATGC
The sequence above is drawn from the Flavobacterium sp. N2038 genome and encodes:
- a CDS encoding efflux RND transporter periplasmic adaptor subunit produces the protein MKHILIIGIALVSLSITSCKKEVDNPETNTSFALSDNMLKTTTTAPAQTEKVKNELNFYGKITADNNKMIDVYPLVGGNVIKVNVELGDYVKKGQILATIKSTDIADFEKQSLDAKSDLLVAKNNLKVAQELFDGKLNSESDVLQAKSEVAKAQSQLSKIQETYKIYNIKAGSIYEVTAPISGFIIQKSINQDMLLRSDRSENIFDIAEISEVWAMANINEIDINKVKLGIDADVTTLSYPDKVFKGKVDKIFNVIDPETKAMQARIKLQNPGYLLKPDMNANIKLSINEDNSMIAIPSDAIVFDKSKNFVMIFKDRHNIETRQVEVYRVVGKTTYISSGLKENEKVITNNQLFIYRALND
- a CDS encoding efflux RND transporter permease subunit, giving the protein MNKFIRNIIAFSLKNKAFTFFWVGILAVAGFISFKNMPIDAFPDVTNTQIIIITQWNGKSAEEVERFVTSPIEISMNSVQKKTSVRSITMFGLSVIKIIFDDGVDDTFARLQVNNLLKNVSLPDDVEPDVQPPYGPTGEIFRYIVKSDSRDSRELLTYQNWVIDKQLRAVPGVADLNVFGGQTKTYEVGVDPIKLAKYNITPLQVYNAVNGGNLNVGGDIIEKNGQAFVVRGVGLLKSIPDIENIIVDDAGGNPILVKNVASVYESAMPRVGQTGIGKNDDAVEGIVVMRKGENAQETLALIKDKIKDLNDNVLPKDIKIETFYDRDNLMNFTTETVMHNLFEGIILVTCVVFLFMADWRTTFTVSIVIPLSLLFAFLCLKMMGMSANLLSLGAVDFGIIIDGAVVMVEGLFVVLDHRAHQLGMTAYNKIAKGSIIKKTGTEMGKAIFFSKLIIITALLPIFSFQKVEGKMFSPLAFTLGFALMGALLFTLTLVPVLSHILLNKNVREKHNPFVNFWDRIVEKGFAWTFKHKVKTLTASVGIIVAVFFSASFLGTEFLPQLNEGALWVTAELPMSTSLPESVKTAAIIRKDLESFPEVKNVLSQTGRSNDGTDPNGFGFIQLQVDLKPKSEWKRKISMDDLINEMDNKLKVHQGITYNYSQPVIDNVAESVAGFKASNAVKIYGDDLDKLDELSNEVLAKIKNIPGIKDVGILRNVGQPEISVILDREKMAAYGVTLSDAQAVLELAFGGKTATQKYEDEKKFDVRVRFSKEYRKDEEDLAELKVPTSNGAKIPLKEICDIKTVTGPAFIYRDNTKRFIGVKFSVRDRDLGSTIAEAQSKVKEVKMPAGYTTGWTGEFENQVRASARLAQVVPISLLGIFVLLFILFGNIKDSLLVLANVPFAIIGGIMALHITGMNFGISAGVGFIALLGICIQNGVILISEFHHNIKAKFTLEESIFKGVKARTRAVVMTALMASIGLMPAAISTGIGSESQKPLAIVIIGGLITATILTLLIFPIIFWVFNRKKNVPLE